Proteins from a genomic interval of Salmo salar chromosome ssa14, Ssal_v3.1, whole genome shotgun sequence:
- the LOC106569383 gene encoding zinc finger protein 233, with protein sequence MFQQNMTNCVTFQTKLSSVMDVLAKAAVAEISKMFDDGFAVLRLEMCRRENEIESLKRQLLFMENERQTTRSKTQEAGCSSTCSSSSSRTEEGQGSKGSDEDASERTSFEQNAREKNDQLDRNRPQPHAEEVEGLDEQYRSGHREKGSGLELVKREQAEEYDVISLHSSGSEHGTEISDHEETEFAVDERESQLWASLTERNCDSEGPDCHKCTEQYPLDQDTDIQLIQSAVEGLNSGPSSEMGDINRVMTEEMRAQSVWNVRRSTPTDLAQAQPGQHRETMHPERRQDGTTTRVLSDKQTLANEGAAYSNIWLNNVFSLAPNSFHSAKVPPRRTLAREKWFVCSFCGKSFDRFGHLEMHQRIHTGEKPYSCVTCGRCFAQQSNLRTHQRVHRALTTNQTVY encoded by the exons ATGTTCCAGCAGAATATGACTAATTGTGTTACTTTTCAAACCAAATTAAGCTCAGTTATGGATGTGTTGGCCAAAGCTGCGGTGGCAGAAATAAGTAAAATGTTCGATGATGGGTTTGCTGTTTTACGCTTGGAAATGTGCCGAAGAGAAAATGAAATTGAATCCTTGAAAAGACAATTATTGTTTATGGAGAACGAACGGCAAACGACGAGGTCCAAAACGCAAGAAGCAGGCTGTTCTTCTACATGCTCGTCGTCTTCCAGCAGAACGGAGGAGGGACAGG GGTCCAAGGGGTCTGATGAGGATGCTAGTGAAAGGACTTCATTTGAGCAGAACGCCAGAGAGAAAAATGACCAACTGGATCGAAATAGACCACAGCCACATGCAGAAGAAGTAGAGGGGCTTGATGAACAGTACAGGTCTGGCCACAGAGAGAAGGGTAGTGGACTAGAGTTAGTGAAGAGAGAGCAAGCGGAGGAGTATGATGTTATTTCACTACATTCATCAGGAAGTGAACATGGCACAGAGATATCAGATCATGAGGAAACTGAGTTTgctgtggatgagagagagagtcagctctGGGCGTCTTTAACAGAGCGCAACTGTGACTCGGAGGGTCCAGATTGCCATAAGTGCACAGAACAATATCCACTGGATCAAGATACAGACATACAGCTCATTCAAAGTGCAGTGGAGGGTCTCAATAGTGGTCCATCATCAGAGATGGGTGACATTAACAGAGTTATGACAGAAGAGATGCGAGCACAGTCTGTTTGGAATGTGAGAAGAAGTACCCCTACAGATTTGGCTCAGGCACAGCCAGGACAGCACAGAGAAACCATGCACCCAGAGAGAAGGCAGGATGGGACAACTACCAGAGTGCTGTCAGACAAACAAACGCTAGCCAATGAGGGTGCAGCATATTCCAACATTTGGTTAAACAATGTATTTTCACTTGCCCCAAATAGTTTTCACTCAGCAAAAGTACCCCCAAGGAGAACCCTAGCAAGGGAGAAGTGGTTTGTTTGCTCCTTTTGTGGAAAGAGCTTTGACCGGTTTGGTCACCTGGAGATGCATCAGCGGATTCATACGggagagaaaccgtacagctGTGTCACGTGTGGGAGGTGTTTTGCTCAGCAAAGTAATCTCCGCACACACCAGCGAGTACACAGGGCACTCACAACAAACCAAACTGTCTACTGA